One Sphingomonas sp. SUN039 genomic window carries:
- a CDS encoding CoA-acylating methylmalonate-semialdehyde dehydrogenase encodes MRVIDHFISGRAGLPAARFGDVFDPNSGAVQARVELGDAAVLDGAVQAALKAQPGWAATNPQRRARVMFNFKALVEARIDELAHLLSSEHGKVIADSKGDIQRGLEVIEFCCGIPHVLKGEYTQGAGPGIDVYSMRQPIGIGAGITPFNFPGMIPLWMCGPAIATGNAFIIKPSERDPSLPNVLAELFLEAGLPAGICQVVHGDKEMVDAILDHPAIGAVSFVGSSEIAHYVYRRGVAAGKRVQAMGGAKNHGIVMPDADLDQVVHDLSGAAFGSAGERCMALPVVVPVGEKTAIALREKLIPAMAALRVGVSTDADAHYGPVVTAAHKARIESWIQTGVDEGAELVVDGRGFTLQGHEAGFFIGPTLFDHVTTEMEAYKEEIFGPVLQMVRAPDFETALRLPSEHQYGNGVAIFTRNGHAAREFAARVNVGMVGINVPIPVPVAYHSFGGWKRSAFGDTNQHGMEGVKFWTKVKTVTQRWPDGGANDLAGDGANSFVIPTMG; translated from the coding sequence ATGCGCGTAATCGACCATTTCATCAGCGGCCGCGCAGGCTTGCCTGCGGCGCGTTTCGGGGATGTTTTCGACCCCAATAGTGGGGCGGTACAAGCGCGGGTTGAGCTAGGCGATGCGGCGGTTCTGGATGGAGCCGTGCAGGCCGCGTTAAAGGCACAGCCCGGCTGGGCGGCGACCAATCCCCAACGGCGCGCGCGCGTCATGTTCAACTTCAAGGCGCTGGTCGAGGCTCGGATCGACGAACTGGCGCATTTACTGTCGTCCGAGCACGGGAAGGTTATTGCCGACAGCAAGGGCGATATCCAGCGTGGGCTGGAAGTCATCGAGTTCTGCTGTGGCATTCCGCACGTCCTGAAGGGCGAATACACCCAGGGTGCAGGCCCTGGCATCGACGTCTATTCGATGCGCCAGCCGATCGGGATCGGGGCAGGGATCACGCCGTTCAACTTCCCCGGCATGATCCCGTTGTGGATGTGCGGGCCCGCGATCGCGACCGGCAATGCTTTCATCATAAAGCCCAGCGAACGCGACCCCAGCCTGCCCAATGTGCTTGCCGAACTTTTTCTCGAAGCAGGCTTGCCGGCGGGCATTTGCCAAGTCGTCCACGGCGACAAGGAAATGGTCGACGCAATCCTCGATCATCCGGCAATCGGCGCCGTCAGCTTCGTCGGATCGTCCGAGATCGCGCACTATGTTTACCGGCGCGGCGTGGCGGCGGGCAAACGCGTACAGGCGATGGGCGGGGCCAAGAACCATGGCATTGTCATGCCCGATGCCGATCTCGACCAAGTGGTGCACGATCTCTCGGGCGCAGCCTTCGGATCAGCGGGTGAGCGCTGCATGGCGCTGCCCGTTGTGGTGCCGGTGGGTGAAAAGACCGCAATCGCGCTGCGCGAAAAGCTGATCCCGGCCATGGCGGCGCTCCGCGTCGGCGTATCGACAGACGCGGACGCGCATTATGGCCCGGTCGTGACGGCGGCACACAAGGCCAGAATCGAAAGCTGGATCCAGACCGGCGTCGATGAGGGTGCCGAGCTCGTGGTCGACGGGCGTGGCTTCACACTGCAGGGGCATGAGGCAGGGTTCTTCATCGGCCCCACTTTGTTCGACCACGTCACCACCGAGATGGAGGCGTATAAGGAAGAGATTTTCGGGCCCGTGCTTCAGATGGTGCGTGCGCCCGACTTCGAGACCGCGCTCCGCCTGCCGAGCGAGCATCAGTATGGCAACGGCGTCGCGATTTTTACACGCAACGGACATGCCGCACGCGAGTTTGCCGCGCGGGTCAATGTCGGCATGGTCGGCATCAACGTGCCAATCCCGGTGCCGGTCGCCTATCACAGTTTCGGTGGATGGAAGCGTAGCGCATTTGGTGACACCAACCAGCATGGCATGGAGGGCGTGAAGTTCTGGACCAAGGTCAAGACCGTCACCCAGCGCTGGCCTGACGGCGGCGCCAATGACCTCGCGGGCGACGGGGCCAACAGCTTCGTCATCCCGACGATGGGCTGA
- a CDS encoding epoxide hydrolase family protein, with translation MNEAIEPFVIDIAQEALDDLRDRLQRTRWPQEIGDNRNWQAGANLAYMQELTDYWLNGYDWRAQERAMNAFPQFRTTIDDVPIHFIQVKGKGPNPIPLIVNHGWPWTFWDMRRIIGPLSDPAAHGGDPADAFDVIAPSLPGFGFSSPLEKPGIYFAPTADLWAKLMTRLGHERFATQGGDIGAFVSAMLGHKYPQRVIGAHLHLLAALKAPYPAPEDYAPAEAGWREKHAAFFAQGSAYMQIQRTRPQTISFAMNDSPVGLAAWLIDKRRAWSDCAGDVETVFSKDDLITAAMIYWLTETYESSARHYYEGRPENFIPAFVHDRVPVVEAPTGILQFQGDIWLQPRKWAERYYNLKRWNVIDTGGHFAPMEAPGVLIDDLRAFFRPLRK, from the coding sequence ATGAACGAGGCCATCGAGCCCTTTGTCATCGATATAGCCCAGGAAGCGCTTGATGACCTTCGCGACCGCTTGCAGCGGACGCGCTGGCCCCAGGAGATCGGCGACAACCGAAACTGGCAGGCCGGGGCCAACCTTGCGTACATGCAAGAGCTCACCGACTATTGGCTGAACGGCTACGATTGGCGCGCGCAGGAACGGGCGATGAACGCCTTCCCGCAATTTCGCACGACGATCGACGACGTTCCGATCCATTTCATCCAAGTGAAGGGCAAGGGTCCGAACCCCATACCGCTGATTGTCAATCATGGCTGGCCGTGGACATTCTGGGACATGCGAAGGATCATCGGCCCGCTGTCCGATCCCGCCGCGCACGGCGGCGATCCGGCAGACGCCTTCGACGTCATCGCGCCGTCGCTCCCTGGCTTTGGCTTTTCCAGCCCGCTCGAAAAGCCCGGTATCTATTTTGCGCCGACCGCTGACCTGTGGGCCAAACTGATGACGCGCCTCGGCCATGAACGGTTCGCGACGCAGGGCGGCGATATCGGCGCGTTCGTGTCCGCCATGCTCGGGCATAAATATCCGCAGCGGGTGATCGGCGCGCACCTGCATCTGTTGGCAGCGCTCAAAGCCCCCTACCCCGCGCCCGAAGATTATGCTCCTGCAGAGGCCGGCTGGCGCGAGAAACACGCCGCATTTTTCGCCCAAGGATCCGCCTATATGCAGATACAGCGGACACGGCCGCAAACCATCTCGTTTGCAATGAACGACTCCCCTGTCGGGCTTGCCGCCTGGCTGATCGACAAGCGCCGGGCATGGAGTGATTGCGCCGGCGATGTCGAAACAGTGTTCAGCAAGGACGATCTGATTACGGCCGCCATGATCTATTGGCTCACCGAAACTTATGAGAGCTCGGCGCGGCATTATTATGAAGGTCGGCCCGAGAATTTCATCCCCGCCTTCGTTCATGATCGTGTCCCCGTCGTCGAGGCGCCGACCGGTATTCTGCAGTTTCAAGGCGATATCTGGCTGCAGCCGCGCAAATGGGCAGAACGCTATTACAATCTCAAGCGCTGGAACGTCATCGACACGGGCGGTCACTTTGCGCCGATGGAAGCACCCGGGGTACTGATCGACGATCTGCGGGCCTTCTTTCGTCCGCTGCGCAAATAG
- a CDS encoding alpha-N-arabinofuranosidase, giving the protein MASSAMAHAQTTPSVAPVAPDTLTVHADQHGAVINRDIFGQFAEHLGRGIYGGVWVGKESKIPNVRGIRSDVVNALRAIKVPVVRWPGGCFADEYHWRNGIGPANKRVTTVNTNWANAVEPNTFGTDEFMDFAAQIGSEAYLSVNVGSGTVEEANDWLEYMTAMAPATRALERTANGHKAPYKVKYLGLGNEMWGCGGPYTAEEYVTKMKPFAHFVHNQNPEQAPPKIDFAAIAKDLMSGKPMDGLPRNPNGMLRIAAGPNSADPSYTEVIMKAWKSKSPIYWDIDGISLHQYTWGSMPFNEPATGFGEQNYAMVLKQTMAMERTIALHSATMDKYDPKKHVALVVDEWGVWLKPTTGTEPLFLQQQQSLRDGIAAAMNLNIFARHADRVRMTNIAQMVNVLQAMIQTDGSKMVLTPTYHIYKMYVPFQDATLLPVSYNTGEYKLGTITLPQVDAIAARGRDGKIWLSLVNLDPNNAVDFAGGVQGLSATTAVGEVLTAERVDTVNSFDKPAAVAPRPVSFKASTGSLVLKLPPRSVTVVRLEP; this is encoded by the coding sequence ATGGCAAGTTCGGCGATGGCGCACGCCCAGACGACGCCTTCGGTAGCCCCGGTAGCGCCCGACACGTTGACCGTTCACGCCGACCAGCATGGCGCGGTCATCAACCGCGACATTTTCGGCCAGTTCGCCGAACATCTCGGCCGGGGCATTTATGGCGGCGTCTGGGTCGGCAAGGAATCGAAAATTCCCAACGTCCGCGGTATCCGCAGCGATGTCGTGAACGCGCTCCGGGCGATCAAGGTGCCGGTGGTCCGCTGGCCGGGAGGCTGTTTCGCCGATGAATATCATTGGCGCAACGGCATCGGCCCCGCGAACAAGCGCGTGACCACGGTCAACACCAATTGGGCCAACGCCGTCGAGCCGAACACGTTCGGCACCGATGAGTTCATGGATTTCGCGGCGCAGATCGGCTCGGAGGCCTATCTTTCGGTAAACGTCGGATCAGGCACTGTGGAGGAGGCCAACGACTGGCTCGAATATATGACCGCAATGGCACCGGCCACGCGCGCGTTGGAACGCACTGCCAATGGTCACAAGGCACCCTATAAGGTGAAATACTTGGGCCTCGGCAACGAGATGTGGGGATGCGGGGGCCCCTATACTGCCGAAGAATATGTCACCAAGATGAAGCCTTTCGCGCATTTCGTTCACAACCAGAATCCAGAGCAAGCTCCGCCGAAAATCGACTTCGCGGCGATTGCCAAGGATTTGATGTCGGGCAAGCCGATGGACGGGTTGCCGCGCAATCCCAATGGCATGTTGCGGATTGCTGCCGGCCCCAACAGTGCCGACCCATCCTATACCGAAGTCATCATGAAGGCGTGGAAATCGAAAAGCCCGATCTATTGGGACATCGATGGCATTTCGCTACACCAATATACTTGGGGCTCGATGCCGTTCAACGAACCCGCGACCGGTTTCGGCGAGCAGAATTATGCGATGGTGCTCAAGCAAACCATGGCGATGGAACGAACCATTGCGCTGCATTCGGCGACGATGGACAAATACGATCCCAAAAAACATGTGGCTCTCGTCGTCGACGAATGGGGAGTCTGGCTGAAGCCGACTACTGGAACTGAACCGCTGTTTCTCCAGCAACAGCAATCGCTGCGTGACGGCATTGCGGCGGCGATGAACCTCAACATCTTCGCCCGCCACGCCGACCGCGTGCGGATGACCAACATTGCCCAGATGGTGAACGTACTGCAGGCGATGATCCAGACCGACGGCAGCAAAATGGTGCTGACGCCGACCTATCACATCTATAAAATGTATGTCCCCTTCCAGGACGCGACGCTGCTGCCGGTCAGTTACAATACAGGGGAATACAAGCTCGGCACCATCACCCTACCGCAAGTGGATGCGATTGCGGCCAGGGGAAGGGATGGGAAGATCTGGCTGTCGCTGGTCAACCTCGACCCCAACAACGCGGTCGATTTCGCGGGTGGGGTGCAGGGCTTGTCGGCTACAACTGCCGTCGGAGAGGTGCTGACCGCCGAGCGTGTCGATACGGTCAACAGCTTCGACAAGCCCGCGGCCGTTGCGCCCAGGCCGGTCAGCTTCAAGGCCTCGACCGGCAGCCTCGTCCTGAAACTTCCGCCAAGGTCGGTTACGGTCGTCCGGCTGGAGCCCTGA
- a CDS encoding aldose epimerase family protein — MTGTATAATADRISAGKLRNGTPVEAVVLKNAVGVAARILTYGATLQSLIAPDRHGLPADIVLGHDDLAGYEDKQNYFGVTVGRYANRIAKGRFTLDGKSYQLPLNNGSNSLHGGGNGFDRSVWTIQSVSSGPTASVVMTLTSPDGAAGYPGEVVATVTYALDDRGSLTISFAAITTRPTILNMTNHALFNMAGEGATQGAMANRLTIPATAYTPVDNTLIPTGELRAVAGTVFDFTKGRIVAEGLRDGTDAQIGIGRGYDHNFVIDQGATALPKLMARLEDPASGRALEVLSTEPGLQFYSGNFLDGTVVGKRGHLYRMGDGIALEPQKFPDAPNQPNFGSARVDPGKPYRHVMIYRLSVAK, encoded by the coding sequence ATGACCGGCACAGCGACTGCTGCAACTGCGGACCGTATTTCTGCGGGAAAATTGCGCAATGGCACGCCCGTCGAAGCGGTCGTGCTCAAAAACGCTGTGGGCGTTGCAGCGCGGATCTTGACTTATGGCGCGACACTCCAGTCTTTGATCGCACCCGACCGTCACGGCCTTCCCGCCGATATCGTGCTCGGCCACGACGATCTCGCCGGCTATGAGGACAAGCAAAATTACTTCGGGGTGACCGTTGGTCGCTACGCCAACCGCATTGCCAAGGGTCGCTTCACGCTCGACGGAAAAAGCTATCAGCTGCCGCTCAACAACGGGTCAAATTCCCTTCATGGCGGTGGCAACGGGTTCGACCGGTCGGTCTGGACGATCCAGTCGGTGTCTAGTGGCCCGACGGCATCGGTCGTGATGACACTGACCAGTCCTGACGGTGCGGCCGGCTATCCGGGCGAAGTTGTCGCAACCGTAACCTATGCGCTCGACGATCGAGGCTCGCTCACGATATCGTTCGCCGCGATCACGACCAGGCCGACGATCCTCAACATGACGAACCATGCATTGTTCAATATGGCGGGCGAAGGCGCGACGCAGGGAGCCATGGCCAACCGGCTGACCATACCAGCCACGGCTTACACCCCGGTCGACAACACGCTGATCCCAACCGGCGAGTTGCGCGCGGTTGCCGGGACCGTCTTCGATTTCACCAAAGGGCGCATTGTAGCCGAAGGCCTGCGCGACGGCACCGATGCTCAGATCGGCATCGGGCGCGGGTACGACCATAATTTTGTGATCGATCAGGGGGCGACGGCGCTGCCCAAGTTGATGGCACGGCTCGAAGACCCCGCCTCGGGCCGCGCCCTCGAAGTCCTATCGACCGAACCCGGGCTTCAGTTCTACTCGGGGAACTTCCTCGACGGTACTGTCGTCGGCAAACGGGGCCATCTTTACCGTATGGGCGACGGCATTGCGCTTGAGCCGCAGAAATTTCCCGACGCGCCGAACCAGCCGAATTTCGGCTCGGCCCGCGTTGATCCGGGCAAGCCGTATCGGCATGTGATGATCTACCGGCTGTCGGTAGCGAAATAA
- a CDS encoding glycoside hydrolase family 3 C-terminal domain-containing protein — protein MARAARSDVVILTLGETIDMRSEQPSRADLTLPGDQRKLLDAVLATGKPVVVAHMNERPLDLTGVFEKVPAILEAWYPGSRGGIAVARALFGDVNRGGKTPVTWPRSVGQVPIYYALNLSHSPEGQRRRYFDAPSTPPFPFGLGLSYTSFTIAPPTLDKPELTPGGKIIVAATLTNTGARAGDEVVQLYVHQRAGRASRPVRLLQGFQRVSLNAGESRTLSVTLDESNIRSWNTAERGQVIDPDVFDLWIGNNSLADDHITFNVGGKTRAVK, from the coding sequence ATCGCCCGCGCCGCCCGGTCCGACGTCGTGATCCTGACGCTAGGCGAGACAATCGACATGAGGTCGGAACAGCCCTCACGCGCCGACCTTACGCTGCCCGGCGACCAGCGTAAGTTGCTCGATGCTGTCCTCGCGACCGGCAAGCCGGTCGTGGTCGCGCATATGAACGAACGTCCGCTCGATTTGACCGGTGTTTTTGAGAAAGTCCCCGCCATTCTCGAAGCTTGGTATCCCGGCTCGCGCGGGGGCATCGCAGTGGCCCGCGCGCTGTTCGGCGACGTCAACCGTGGCGGAAAGACGCCCGTCACCTGGCCGCGAAGCGTCGGACAAGTGCCGATCTATTACGCGCTTAACCTCAGCCACAGCCCGGAAGGTCAGCGTAGGCGTTATTTCGATGCGCCTTCGACGCCCCCATTCCCGTTCGGCTTGGGTCTCAGCTACACCAGTTTCACGATTGCTCCTCCAACACTCGACAAGCCGGAGCTCACACCCGGTGGCAAGATCATCGTCGCGGCAACGCTTACCAACACCGGGGCGCGGGCGGGTGACGAGGTGGTGCAGCTCTACGTTCACCAGCGGGCAGGTCGGGCATCTCGACCGGTGCGGCTGCTGCAAGGGTTTCAGCGCGTCTCGCTCAACGCCGGCGAAAGTCGCACGCTAAGCGTCACGCTCGACGAATCGAATATCCGCTCTTGGAATACGGCCGAGCGTGGTCAGGTAATCGATCCTGACGTGTTCGACCTGTGGATCGGCAACAACTCGTTGGCCGATGACCACATCACATTCAACGTCGGCGGGAAAACCCGTGCGGTAAAATGA
- a CDS encoding glycoside hydrolase family 3 C-terminal domain-containing protein, translated as MKIALPLVAGLLTSAATPAFAQSAPSPEQRAEAIVAKMTLEEKASQLINSSPAIPRLDLPDYQWWSEALHGFAFLPHATNFPEPIGLAASFNAPLLKQVARAIAVEGVEASTAMTAAGTPLALGAGRTYWSPNINIFRDPRWGRGQETYGEDPFLTAQMGVAYVTGLQGPNPDAPAIIATPKHFAVHSGPESTRHTANVTISLHDMRDTYLPAFRAAVVEGRAGSVMCAYSAINGQPACANTFLMRDTLRQAWGFKGVVVSDCGAVRDIFSAHKYASDGVAGSTLAVRAGMDVECATESLFDRNSFGQSLNYVNAVKSGKLTTAELDKAVVRGLAARIRLGLLDRIPASAPAPSTINSPEHRALALAVAEQTMVLLKNDGVLPLGSRVLKVAVVGPLANSRRVMRGNYTMRETADLPSVLDGLKAAMPGVQFTYAPAGASLSDGDVVPTSALQTEDGQPGVTVRYYPFKPDGKPAPTSLMDKFMRAMAATPADIPSTTRVEPLINYEVFTQPLLPDGGRVVASGYLVPEVSGTYRVGVRTITGSFKFGDRPEVKIQNGFNPSVMPVFETVEMEAGKRYPFTAAMQVPALHFGELDWQRISSQPDADLVAAAKGADAIIAVVGINSTLESEESSIKLPGFNGGDRTSLDLPEDQLKLLLAAKGTGKPLIVVNMSGSAIDLDWAKTNANAIVQAWYPGEAGGVAVGRVVAGLANPAGRLPVTFYKDVSQLPAFEDYAMKGRTYRYFEGKPVYPFGYGLSYTHFSYGPISVKPRGSSMSDGVVVESQVTNTGARAGDEVVQVYLTFPSAPGSPKIALRGFQRLSLAPGEKRRVTFELSQRDLSTVSPEGKIQVLAGRYMIHVGGSQPGDGLPGQSGTFAVKAPSVLAN; from the coding sequence ATGAAGATAGCTTTGCCTCTCGTCGCTGGCCTGCTCACAAGCGCGGCAACACCTGCGTTCGCACAGTCGGCACCTTCGCCCGAACAACGCGCCGAGGCGATTGTCGCCAAGATGACGCTCGAGGAAAAAGCGAGCCAGCTGATCAATTCATCGCCTGCGATCCCGCGGCTTGACCTGCCCGACTATCAATGGTGGAGCGAAGCGCTTCACGGCTTTGCCTTCCTGCCGCATGCGACCAACTTTCCCGAACCGATCGGCCTTGCGGCGTCGTTCAACGCCCCGCTGCTGAAGCAGGTCGCGCGCGCGATTGCCGTCGAAGGTGTCGAGGCCAGTACCGCGATGACAGCCGCAGGCACACCTCTCGCGCTCGGCGCGGGCCGCACCTACTGGTCGCCGAACATCAACATCTTCCGCGATCCGCGCTGGGGGCGTGGCCAGGAAACCTATGGCGAGGATCCGTTCCTGACCGCGCAGATGGGAGTCGCTTATGTGACCGGGCTGCAGGGTCCCAATCCCGACGCGCCCGCCATCATTGCTACGCCGAAGCATTTCGCCGTTCACAGTGGGCCAGAGTCGACGCGCCACACTGCCAATGTCACGATCTCATTGCACGACATGCGCGACACCTATCTGCCTGCGTTTCGCGCCGCCGTGGTCGAGGGACGCGCAGGCTCGGTGATGTGCGCCTATAGCGCGATCAACGGCCAGCCCGCCTGCGCCAACACCTTTCTCATGCGGGACACGCTCCGCCAGGCATGGGGGTTCAAGGGCGTCGTCGTGTCGGATTGCGGTGCAGTGCGCGACATTTTCTCGGCGCACAAATATGCCTCCGATGGCGTTGCTGGATCGACGTTGGCAGTCCGGGCGGGGATGGACGTCGAATGCGCGACCGAAAGCTTGTTTGACCGCAATTCCTTCGGCCAGTCGCTTAATTACGTCAATGCTGTAAAGAGCGGCAAGCTGACGACGGCGGAACTCGATAAAGCCGTGGTCCGCGGGCTTGCTGCCCGTATCAGACTTGGCCTGCTTGACCGAATACCAGCGTCCGCACCCGCGCCATCGACGATCAATTCGCCGGAACACCGCGCCCTCGCGCTGGCCGTCGCCGAACAGACGATGGTGCTGCTCAAGAACGACGGCGTATTGCCGCTCGGCAGCCGTGTGCTCAAGGTCGCGGTGGTCGGTCCGCTGGCGAATTCGCGGCGGGTTATGCGGGGTAACTACACCATGCGCGAAACTGCAGACCTGCCCTCTGTTCTCGACGGACTCAAGGCGGCGATGCCCGGCGTCCAGTTCACTTACGCCCCGGCGGGCGCGTCGCTGAGCGACGGCGACGTCGTCCCGACATCGGCATTGCAGACCGAAGACGGGCAGCCCGGTGTCACGGTGCGCTATTATCCATTCAAGCCCGACGGCAAGCCTGCACCGACGTCGCTGATGGACAAATTTATGCGCGCGATGGCGGCGACGCCGGCCGATATACCGTCGACAACGCGCGTCGAGCCGCTCATCAACTATGAGGTTTTCACCCAGCCGCTGCTACCCGATGGCGGGAGAGTCGTGGCCAGCGGTTATCTGGTTCCCGAGGTTTCAGGCACTTATCGTGTCGGCGTGCGGACAATTACCGGATCGTTCAAATTCGGTGACAGACCCGAGGTCAAGATCCAAAACGGGTTCAATCCATCGGTCATGCCCGTTTTCGAGACGGTCGAAATGGAAGCTGGCAAACGCTATCCGTTCACCGCTGCAATGCAGGTGCCCGCGCTACATTTCGGCGAACTGGACTGGCAGCGCATTTCCAGTCAGCCCGACGCCGACCTTGTTGCAGCGGCCAAGGGGGCCGATGCGATCATTGCGGTAGTCGGCATCAATTCGACGCTCGAAAGCGAGGAATCCTCAATCAAACTGCCCGGCTTCAATGGCGGCGACCGCACGTCGCTCGATCTGCCCGAAGACCAATTGAAGCTGCTGCTAGCCGCAAAGGGAACCGGCAAGCCGCTGATCGTTGTCAATATGAGCGGCAGCGCAATCGACCTCGACTGGGCGAAGACCAATGCCAACGCGATCGTGCAGGCTTGGTACCCCGGCGAAGCAGGCGGTGTGGCGGTCGGCCGGGTCGTTGCAGGTCTCGCCAATCCGGCCGGGCGCCTGCCGGTGACTTTCTACAAGGACGTGTCGCAACTGCCCGCGTTCGAAGATTATGCCATGAAGGGACGGACCTATCGCTATTTCGAAGGCAAACCGGTCTATCCGTTCGGGTATGGTCTTAGCTACACTCACTTTTCTTACGGGCCGATCAGCGTCAAACCGCGAGGGAGCAGCATGTCTGACGGTGTTGTCGTCGAGTCCCAGGTAACCAACACCGGCGCTCGCGCAGGCGACGAAGTGGTGCAGGTCTATCTTACTTTTCCCAGTGCTCCGGGTTCGCCGAAGATTGCGTTGCGCGGCTTCCAGCGGCTTAGTCTCGCTCCGGGCGAGAAACGCCGCGTGACATTCGAACTTTCGCAGCGTGATCTCAGCACAGTGTCGCCTGAAGGGAAAATCCAGGTCCTAGCCGGGCGCTACATGATCCATGTCGGCGGCAGCCAGCCGGGTGATGGGCTGCCCGGACAATCCGGGACGTTTGCCGTCAAAGCACCGTCGGTGTTGGCCAATTGA
- a CDS encoding nuclear transport factor 2 family protein: MDKALETKLRDLIDRQEIWALVLRYARGIDRLDRDLVRSCYWDDAIDDHHAYVGGPDFFIDTTFAGASATSIVQHHGVSNHSCEIDGDNAYGETYYTFIGANIELPHLLSMGRYIDHFQRRDGIWKFANRVTVIEKNFALMELPGDAAIRAGTIEPGPLLPATRDRTDLSYHRPVVPRRPATP; this comes from the coding sequence TTGGACAAGGCCTTGGAGACCAAGCTGCGCGACCTGATCGACCGTCAGGAAATCTGGGCGCTCGTTCTCCGCTATGCACGCGGCATCGACCGGCTCGACCGCGACTTGGTCCGGTCGTGCTACTGGGACGATGCCATCGACGATCACCATGCCTATGTCGGCGGTCCCGATTTCTTCATCGACACGACGTTTGCGGGAGCGAGCGCGACCAGCATCGTCCAGCACCACGGCGTCTCTAACCACAGTTGCGAGATCGACGGCGATAACGCCTATGGCGAAACCTATTACACTTTCATCGGTGCCAATATCGAGCTGCCGCATCTGTTGTCGATGGGCCGCTATATCGATCATTTCCAGCGTCGCGACGGGATCTGGAAATTCGCCAACCGCGTGACCGTGATCGAAAAGAACTTTGCGTTGATGGAACTTCCTGGGGATGCGGCCATCCGTGCAGGGACGATCGAGCCCGGCCCCCTCCTCCCTGCGACGCGCGACCGGACGGACCTCAGCTACCATCGCCCGGTCGTCCCCCGTCGGCCCGCCACACCTTAG
- a CDS encoding TetR/AcrR family transcriptional regulator, producing MELATGRSVKSTMGSRRAGAGSKPKRKIGNQAGRPTAAELEKRKLRVIQVATELFVGHGFAATSLVDIAREAGVATRTLYEHFGDKEAIFREVIFARDAEAMVDPPTLQPDDTLFSVLRRAGHYSYEVTYRDRSIGLMRLMIAESKRFPDFMKSVGTSIFARFRRDFEKLFQSMEAADLIPAGDHARSAELFADLMLGAHPIMTYTNWNAEPPTEADVDERVNLFILGRFGAVVAKRGETRKAKIKTE from the coding sequence ATGGAATTGGCAACGGGGCGTTCAGTGAAGTCGACGATGGGATCGCGCCGCGCAGGCGCAGGATCGAAGCCCAAGCGCAAGATCGGTAATCAAGCCGGTCGGCCGACGGCGGCCGAACTCGAGAAGCGCAAGCTGCGCGTCATTCAGGTCGCGACCGAATTGTTCGTGGGGCACGGGTTTGCGGCGACGTCGCTGGTCGATATTGCGCGCGAGGCCGGGGTCGCGACCCGGACGCTGTACGAGCACTTCGGCGACAAAGAGGCCATTTTTCGCGAAGTCATCTTTGCGCGTGACGCCGAAGCGATGGTGGACCCGCCGACGCTCCAGCCCGACGATACGCTGTTCTCGGTGCTACGGCGTGCCGGACATTATTCCTATGAGGTAACCTACCGTGATCGCTCGATCGGGCTGATGCGTCTGATGATTGCAGAGAGCAAACGCTTCCCCGACTTCATGAAATCGGTCGGCACCTCGATCTTCGCCCGCTTTCGCCGTGACTTCGAAAAACTTTTCCAGTCGATGGAGGCAGCCGACCTCATTCCAGCAGGGGACCACGCCCGTTCGGCCGAACTTTTCGCCGATCTGATGCTCGGCGCGCACCCGATCATGACTTACACCAACTGGAACGCCGAGCCCCCGACCGAAGCCGACGTCGACGAGCGGGTAAATCTGTTCATCCTCGGGCGTTTTGGCGCGGTCGTGGCCAAGCGTGGCGAAACGCGCAAAGCTAAGATCAAGACCGAATAG